In the Numida meleagris isolate 19003 breed g44 Domestic line chromosome 5, NumMel1.0, whole genome shotgun sequence genome, one interval contains:
- the C5H2orf88 gene encoding small membrane A-kinase anchor protein isoform X2: protein MSELLRHPSAFEKVKLVPVVKQSVLRWGRFVQSRQVPVIRNELGLAGSTEEGWQTGSVSLACKIPPEVKKHWWRQCNPWQEAATLCDKGGSHFQVMKTCC from the exons ATGTCTGAATTGCTGCGTCATCCTTCTGCCTTTGAGAAAGTCAAACT AGTCCCAGTCGTGAAGCAGTCTGTGCTGCGCTGGGGACGATTTGTTCAGAGCAGACAGGTCCCTG tgatTAGAAATGAGCTCGGTTTGGCAGGAAGCACGGAGGAAGGCTGGCAGACAGGCAGCGTGTCCCTTGCATGCAAG ATTCCTCCAGAAGTAAAGAAGCACTGGTGGAGACAGTGCAACCCCTGGCAAGAAGCAGCAACGCTGTGCGACAAAGGAGGAAGCCACTTCCAGGTTATGAAAACATGCTGTTGA
- the C5H2orf88 gene encoding small membrane A-kinase anchor protein isoform X3, with the protein MGCIKSKDAFAGSNAIRVEGSREGDEGRTGEKSSLIAGMVDEKGPSSAIVLDYAHRLSHEILDQAVKQWAVTESKYSDIPFIESDVP; encoded by the coding sequence ATGGGATGCATCAAATCCAAAGATGCCTTTGCAGGGTCAAACGCTATCCGGGTggaagggagcagggaaggTGATGAAGGGCGCACCGGGGAGAAATCATCACTGATAGCAGGGATGGTGGATGAGAAGGGTCCGTCGAGCGCCATAGTGCTGGACTACGCACACCGCCTCTCCCACGAGATTCTCGATCAGGCAGTGAAGCAATGGGCAGTGACAGAGAGCAAATACAGTGACATCCCTTTCATTGAGAGCGATGTGCCCTGA